DNA sequence from the Ramlibacter agri genome:
CCTGATGGAGATGGCCACCGGCGAGGGCAAGACCTTCTGCGCCACGCTGCCGGCCTGTGCCGTGGCCATGGCGGGCTATCCGGTCCACGTCATCACGGTCAACGACTACCTGGCGCAGCGCGACGCCGAGAAGATGGAGCCGCTGTATGCCTACTTCGGTTTCGGCGTCGGCGTGGTGTCGCAAGGCATGGACCGGGCGGCGCGGCGCGCGGCTTACGCGAAGCCCGTCACCTACGTCACCAACAAGGAACTGGCCTTCGACTACCTGCGCGACGGCGTGGCGCTGCAGGGGCGCAGCAGCCGGCTGCACCAGGCGCTGGCCGAGGAGGGGCGCGACGACGGCCCTGTGCTGCGCGGCCTGTACTTCGCCATCGTGGACGAGGCCGACAGCGTGTTCGTCGACGAGGCGCGCACGCCGCTGATCCTGTCGGCCAGCAGCGGCGACGAGGCGGCGGCGGCGGAACAGCTGATCGAACTGAAGGAAGGCGTGCCGCCCACGACGCGGCGCGACACGCTGGCGCGCCTGACCTACCAGCGCCTGTTCCGCCGCTACGTGCACCTGGCCGGCATGACGGGTACGGCGGCCGAGGCGTCCGCCGAGATCCGCTCGGTGTACGGGCTGGAGCTGGCACGCATCCCGCTGCACCGGCCTTCGCAACGCGCGGAGTGGGGCGTGACCTGGTGCGGCAGCGTGGCAAAGAAGTGGGAGCTGGTTGCTGCGGCCGTGCATCGGGTGGCGATGTTGCAGGGGCGCCCTGTGCTGGTCGGCACGCGCTCGGTGGCAGCCTCGGAGCAACTGAGCGCGGTGCTGCGCGCCTTCGGCGTGCCGCATGCGCTGCTCCATGGCAGGCAGGATGCCGAAGAGGGGGAAGTCGTGGCGCAGGCCGGGCAGCCGGGACGCGTCACGGTGGTCACCAACATGGCGGGCCGCGGCACGGACATCCCGCTGGGTGCCGGCGTGGAGGCGCGCGGCGGCCTGCACGTGATCCTCACCGAGTACCACGACTCGCGCCGGGTCGACCGCCAGCTGGTGGGCCGCTGCGCGCGCCGGGGCGACCCCGGCAGCTGCGAAGCCATCGTGTCGCTGGAAGACGAGATCTTCGCGGTGTGCGCGCCGCGCACCAGCGCCTGGCTGCGGCGCCTGAGCAATGGCGGCCTGGTGCCGCCGCCCTCGGCGTTGCAGGCGCTGCGCGCGTGGTGCCAGCAGGCGACCGAGCGCCGCCACAGCGCGACCCGCCGCGCGAACGTGCGGCAGGACCGCCAACTGCATCGCTCGCTGGCCTTCGCCGGGAGCAGCGAGTGAACGTCGCGCGCGCCAGCGCCGGTACCGTAGTGGCCGCACTGGCCAGCGGCCTGCCCGCCAGCGCGGAGCTGGTGAACCGCTACTACGGCCTGTGCATCCCCTTCTACCGCGAGTTCCTCGGCGACCACTGGCACACCGGTTACTACCCGGCCGATGGCGCGTGTGGTCCGCGGGACCAACTTCGCATGGAGCTCGTGATCGCCGACAGCGCGCGGCTGGCCCCCGGCGCCTCGGTGCTGGACGTGGGATGCGGCGTCGGTGGCACCGCCTGCCACCTGGCCCAGGTGCTGGGCGTGCACATGCGCGGCCTCACCCCCGACGCCGAACAGCTCGCGTTGGCGCGCGGGCGCGCCAGCGCGCTGCGGCTCGAGGACCGCCTGGCCTTCGACCTGGGCGGAGCCAGCGCGTTGCCTTACCCGGCCGGCACGTTCGACGCCGTGCTGTTCTTCGAGTCGGCCTGCCACTTCCCGGACCGGCCGCGCTTCTTCGCGGAGGCACTGCGCGTGCTGCGCCCGGGCGGCGTGCTGGCCGGCGAGGACTGGCTGGCGGCGGGGCCGCAGCCTGCACGCGTGCTGTGGAGCCAGCGCATCGCGACGGCCTGGGCGATTCCCGCCCTGGGTTCGCTGGACGACTACGCGCGGCAGATGGCGGAAGCCGGCTTCGCCGTGGAACTGGCGCGCGACATGCGGGGGGAGATGGCGCTGCTGCGCGGCTTCATCGCCGACGCCGGCCGCCGTGACGAAGTGCGGGCCGAGCTGGCGGACACGCCGGACCTGATCCGCAACTCCATCATCGAAGGCCTGTTGGTGCTGGGCGAGGCCGCCGAGCGCGGCGCCTTCACGATCGGCCGCTTCCTGGCGCGCAAGCCGGAGGAATGAAGCCATGGACCGCGCCTTCCTGTTCGAGGAACATGCTTCGGTGCTGCCGCACTGGGTGGGGCGGCACGTGCACGGCGCCACGCTGGTCTGCCTGGACGCGCACCTGGACCTGCAGTTCATCGAGCCGGCGCGCATCGCGCAGCTGCGCGCGTGCCGGGATGCCGCGGCCGTCGCTGCGCTGGAGAGCCCGCATCCGCTGAGCCCGCGGCGCGACGCCTGCTACGGCATCGAGGACTTCCTCTATGCCGCGGCGCAGCTGGGCGTGGTCGGCCGGCTGGTGTGGGTGGCGCCGCCGCACGTGCTGGCGGAGATGGGCGCCGCGCTGCGTGCGCTGCGCCAGATGGAAGGCGTGACGCCCGAGGACATCGCCTCGTTCCAGCGCATGCCTGGCGGCTGGTTCGAAGGCCGGCTGCTCGGTGTGGAACTGGTCGTGGGCGCCCTCGAGGAACTGGTCGCGCTGCCGCTGCCCGAGCCGGTGCTGGTCGACATCGACACCGACTATTTCGTGCAGGTGCCGGAAGACCGCCTCTGGGTGCGGCCGCAAGCCGTGCTGCGCCAGTTGCGCAACTGGCTGGGCGCAGGGCGCGAGCTCACCATCGCCCGCTCGGTGAGCTCCGGTTTCCTGCCGCTGCGGCATCGCTTCGTGTCGGACCTGCTGGCCGCGCTGTGGGAAGGCCGGGCCGAGGACGTGGCCCATGGCCAGGGCCTTCTCGACATGGAGCTGTCCGGATTGCCGCTGCCCGCGCTGCCAGGCAACGACGACCTGCTGCGCCGGCTGGGCGAGATTCGCGCCCACGGCCGGCCGGTGGACCTGGCGAGCGTGCTGGCATTGCGGCGCGAAGTGGAGCGGTCCGAAGAGGACGGCGAACGCCGGGCGACCGAGTGGATCCTGCTGGGCCAGCTGTATGCCGCCTTCGGCAACGCAGCCGAGGCCAGCGAATGCCACGAACAGGCGGAGATCGCCTTCGGCGGCCACCCCGACCTGGCCCTGCAAGTGGGCAAGCTCGAACTGGCGGCCGGCCATCCGCAGGAGGCGCTGCCGTGGCTGCACCTGGCGGCCCAGGACGATGAAACGCGGGTGGCGGCCTGGTACCACCTGGCCCTGTGCGCCGCGGCCCTCAACGACCCCGCGCAGGGCTGGCGCTGGGCCCATGCGGCGCATGAGGCAGCGCCGGCCTGGGACGGCTGCGGCCAACTGGAGCGCGTGCTGGCCGGCGCGGCGGCCCAACCGGGTTACGATCACGCCCTGGCTGCCCGTAGCTCAGTTGGATAGAGCACCTGCCTTCTAAGCAGGTTGTCGGGGGTTCGATTCCCTCCGGGCAGGCCACGTCCAGCGCGCCGTAGCCATCAACCCGGCAACAGCACGTGATCGACCACGTGGATCACCCCGTTCGACTGGTACACGTCCGACGTGGTCACCGTCGCCATGCCGCCCTTCGCGTCGCTCACCACGATGTCCTTGCCGCGCATCATCACGGTCAGCGGCTCGCCTTCCACCGTCACCAGCGTCGCCTTGCCGCCACCGGCGCGGATGCGCTCGGCCAGCGCCATCGCGTCGAGGCGGCCCGCGACCACGTGGTAGGTCAGCACCTGCGTGAGCTTGGCCTTGTTCTGTGGCTGCAGCAGCGTGTCCACGGTGCCGGCGGGCAGCATGCCGAAGGCGGCGTTGGTGGGCGCGAAGACCGTGAACGGGCCCGGCGTCTTCAGCGTGTCCACCAGGCCGGCGGCCTTGACGGCGGCGACCAGCGTGGTGTGGTCGCGCGAGTTCACTGCGTTGTCGATGATGTCCTTGCTGGGGTACATCGGCGCGCCGCCGACCATCTTGGTGCCGTTGGCGCCCATCGCCGACGCGTTCCTGTCCATGGGAACGCCTTGGCCATAGCCATCCGCCAGCGCGGGGAGGGCGGCGGCCGCAAGCAGGGAGGCGGCGCAGGCCGCGAGAAGGTGATGTCGCATGGAATACTCCGTTGATCGAAAGGCGGGTCCGCTGGATTGCGTCCCCACCTCCTGATACGCACGATCCCTGCGACTGGATTCAGCTGCTACACCGGGGCCTGCAGCACCGCGCCCTTCCAGAGCACCGGGCCCGTCGGGCCGCGCTCGCCGGGAACGCCGCCCTTGGGTTCGAGGCTGATCGCCAGCGCCGGCATGGCCGCGCTCGCGCGCGGGATGGGCAGGCGCAGCACCGGCCCGTCGCCGAGCACACCCAGCGAATGCGGTGGTTCGCCAGGGACCAGCCCCCAGAGCTGCAACGACTTCTCCGGCCCTTCCTGGAAGGCCGCCACGCGCTTGAGGGTGGCCGTGCTGCGCGCGGGGTCCAGCGTGACCAGCATGGCAGGCTGCGCGCGGTCGTCGGTGAGCACGGCGACGTAGCGCACGGCGGGCTGCGCCTGCAGCGCCGCGAGCTCGGTGCGCTGCGCGTGCATCTGCTGGGTCAGCTGCAGCGACACGGCCAGCGCCGCCACCGCCGCGGCGCCCGCAGCGAGCGCGCCAGCGCGCCACCAGCGGCTCACGCGATCGCGTACGCGTTCGGGCAGCGAGGGCGTACCCGCTGGAACGACGGCGCGACGCTCCGCCGCCACGAGGTTCTCGATGCGCTTCCAGACGTTCGGATCGGGCGCTTCGCCCGGCTGCAGTTCGGTGAGCGACACCAGGCGCTCCTGCCAGGTGCGCGCGGCCAGCCGCAGGCGCGGGCTGTTGCGTGCCATGGTTTCGAAGCGGCGGCGGGCGGGCCCGCGCAGCGTGCCCAGCGCATAGGCAGCGGCGAGGCGGTCGATCAGTTCGGGACGTTCGAGGATGTTCATCGTGCGCCTCAGGCAAACCGCGCCATGCAGCCGCGCAGCTGTTCCAGCCCGCGCCGGATCCAGGTCTTCACGGTCCCGAGCGGCAGCTTGAGCTGCTGCGCGAGCTCGCTGTGGCTCAGGTCGCGCAGGTAGGCCAGCACCACCACTTCGCGCTGCCGCGCATCCAGCTTGCGCAGGCACTCGTTCAGCGCGAAAGCCTGTTCGCTCGACTCGGTGGCGTCAGCCGGGCCCGGGCCTTCGCCGGCAACCGTCTCCTGGATGCCATCGTCGAGGTCCTGCACGGCATCCGCGCGTTCGCTCGCGCGCCGCCGCAGGAAGTCCAGCGCGCGGCCGCGCACGATCATTCCCATCCAGGCGAGCGGCGGGCTGAGCGTCTCCTTGTACGCGGCGGCCGAGCGCCAGATCGTCAGGAAAGCCTCCTGCAGCACGTCTTCGGCCCATTCGCGCCGGCCGACGATGCGCATCGCCAGGCCGAAGAGGCGGCTCGCGCTCAGGTCGTAGAGCTCGCGCAGGGAGGTTTCGCTGTCGGCCTGCCGGGCCGCCACGCGGTCCAGGAGGGCGACGAGCACCTGGTCAGGATTGAGGGAGGTCATCAGGTGGTTACGCAGCAAGGGACCAACCGGATTCAGCCCCGGCTGGTCAGTCGCTCATGGTACCGAGCGCAGCCGGAGGCCGTCGCCGCTCGCCCGGGCGCAAGCGGCCTATCCCGACCACCCCGTGCGCTTCATCGTCGGCTTCGTGCCAGGCGGCCCCAACGACCTCATGGCCCGATTGCTGGGCAACCAGTTGGCGGGCCAGCTGGGCCAGCCGGTGCTGGTGGAGAACAAGCCGGGCGCGGGCGGCATCATCGGCAGCGACTACGTCGCCAAGGGCGCGGCCGATGGCTACACGCTGCTGTTCGCGAGCGCGCCGTTCGTGATGGCGCCGGCGCTGCAGGCGCGCATGCCCTTCGACACGGTCAAGGACTTCGCGCCCATCACCAAGGTGGCCGAGTCGCCGATGGTGCTGCTGGTGTCCGCGGAGTCGAAGTTCAAGACCGCAGCGGACCTGATCGCCTACGCGAAGCAGAACCCGGGCAAAGTGAACTAAGGCTCGGGCGGCGTTGGCAGCACGCCCCACCTGACCACGGAGTACCTCAGCACGCTGACCGGCGCGAAGTTCACGCACATCCCGTACAAGGGCGGCGGCGATTCGCTGAAGGCGCTGCAGGGCGGCGAGATCGACATGCTGATCGACAGCATCACCAGCATGGGCGGCGCGCTGCAGTCGAGACGCGGGCGCGCGGTGGCGATCTCCTCGAAGCAGCGTTCGCCAAAGTTGCCGCAGGTTCTGTCCGTGATGCGTTGCCCGACGATGCCGCGCGCCGCCAGGTGCTGGTCGACAACCCGGCGCGCCTCTACGGCTTCGTCTGAAAAAGCTCAGGCAGCAGCCGCGGCTGCCTCTTCGGCCTTGGGCGCTTCTTCGCCTTGCTCGCCGCCCAGCGCCTCGATCAGGTCGGGCAACAGGGCCGAGAATTCGCCGGTGAAGATGGCCGCATCGGTGTCGAAGCCGTCGTCGTCCTTGCCCGGCTTGTCCACGCCATCCATCACCACGTCCAGCAGCTTCAGCTTGCGCAGCGTGCCGGCGTCGCTGAGGACGAAGGACATGCGGTCGTTCCAGGTCATGGCCAGCTGCGTCGGCACCTTGCCGGCCGCGATGTGCTGCGCCACCTCGTCGATCTCCAGCGTGTGGCGCGCGTAGCGCACGGTGGACTTGTTCTCGTCGGGCGCCTTCAGCTCGCAGTCGCGGTCGATGGTGAAGTTCCACGGCGCTTCGCGGGTGCTGAGCCAGTGCGACATCGCCGCCGAGGGCGAGGTCTGCGTCTGCACCGGCTGCAGGTCGATGTTGCCGGTGCCGGGCACCTGTGCGAGCGCGTCGAGCAGCGCGGTCACGATGCGGTCGGCGCCCGCCAGGCTGGGGCTGTCCACCACCAGGAACTTGTGGATCGTGTCCAGCCACAGCAGCGTGCTGGAACGCTTGGTGAAGGCGCGCGGCATCAGGTCCAGCAACGCCTCCTCCTTGAAGTCCTTCTTGACCTTGGCCGGCACGCGCTCGTTGCCGGTTTCGGCCTTGTAGCGTTCGACCTTTTCGTCGATGGCGGCCTTGATGGCGGATGAGGGCACCGCGCGCTTCTCGGTGGCCAGCTTCACGATCAGCTGGCCATTGAGGCTTTCGGCCAGGATGCTGCTCTTGCGGCCGCGCGGCGCGACCCAGCCCTGCGACTCGGGCTGGGTGGCGCCGCAGGGCAGGAACTGGGCTTGCTGCAGGATGGGCTCGAGGGCTTCGAGCGGCGGCAGGACGAAGTCGTCGGCGATGCGGAAGTAACAGGCGCTCTTGAACATGGCTGCGGCCGCCGGGAGGACCGGCGGCGGGAAAAGATCGGGGAGGGCGCGCACGCGGCGTGCGCTTGGGGCGGGGGGGCGGTGGTCCGCCCCGGCGAAGGTTCAAATTCTAGTGGGGCGAGGGGGTGTCGTCGCGCGGGTATAGTCGCGCCGGTGCAGAAGAACGACACCGCGCCTGCAGCGTCCGCACGGGACGGGCTGCCGGCGCCGCAGCGCTATTGGGCCATGGCGGCCATCCTCCTGGGCATGACGCTCTCGGTCCTGGACGGATCCATCGTCAACCTCGCCTTGCCTGACATCACGCGCGATTTCGGCGCCTCGCCGTCGGCGGCGG
Encoded proteins:
- a CDS encoding DEAD/DEAH box helicase, translated to MSRRALPFDQAVLAPGRPYAERAEEDTRWPDAIARALHAGTVAPLLRAVAAFTPERERLVAAVAVREETLRLLSDEVLRQRAHALRARLRRHGFTLDAAAESFALVRAAAQRTLGQRHFDTQLIGGWALLRGRLMEMATGEGKTFCATLPACAVAMAGYPVHVITVNDYLAQRDAEKMEPLYAYFGFGVGVVSQGMDRAARRAAYAKPVTYVTNKELAFDYLRDGVALQGRSSRLHQALAEEGRDDGPVLRGLYFAIVDEADSVFVDEARTPLILSASSGDEAAAAEQLIELKEGVPPTTRRDTLARLTYQRLFRRYVHLAGMTGTAAEASAEIRSVYGLELARIPLHRPSQRAEWGVTWCGSVAKKWELVAAAVHRVAMLQGRPVLVGTRSVAASEQLSAVLRAFGVPHALLHGRQDAEEGEVVAQAGQPGRVTVVTNMAGRGTDIPLGAGVEARGGLHVILTEYHDSRRVDRQLVGRCARRGDPGSCEAIVSLEDEIFAVCAPRTSAWLRRLSNGGLVPPPSALQALRAWCQQATERRHSATRRANVRQDRQLHRSLAFAGSSE
- a CDS encoding methyltransferase domain-containing protein produces the protein MNVARASAGTVVAALASGLPASAELVNRYYGLCIPFYREFLGDHWHTGYYPADGACGPRDQLRMELVIADSARLAPGASVLDVGCGVGGTACHLAQVLGVHMRGLTPDAEQLALARGRASALRLEDRLAFDLGGASALPYPAGTFDAVLFFESACHFPDRPRFFAEALRVLRPGGVLAGEDWLAAGPQPARVLWSQRIATAWAIPALGSLDDYARQMAEAGFAVELARDMRGEMALLRGFIADAGRRDEVRAELADTPDLIRNSIIEGLLVLGEAAERGAFTIGRFLARKPEE
- a CDS encoding tetratricopeptide repeat protein; this translates as MDRAFLFEEHASVLPHWVGRHVHGATLVCLDAHLDLQFIEPARIAQLRACRDAAAVAALESPHPLSPRRDACYGIEDFLYAAAQLGVVGRLVWVAPPHVLAEMGAALRALRQMEGVTPEDIASFQRMPGGWFEGRLLGVELVVGALEELVALPLPEPVLVDIDTDYFVQVPEDRLWVRPQAVLRQLRNWLGAGRELTIARSVSSGFLPLRHRFVSDLLAALWEGRAEDVAHGQGLLDMELSGLPLPALPGNDDLLRRLGEIRAHGRPVDLASVLALRREVERSEEDGERRATEWILLGQLYAAFGNAAEASECHEQAEIAFGGHPDLALQVGKLELAAGHPQEALPWLHLAAQDDETRVAAWYHLALCAAALNDPAQGWRWAHAAHEAAPAWDGCGQLERVLAGAAAQPGYDHALAARSSVG
- a CDS encoding fasciclin domain-containing protein, encoding MRHHLLAACAASLLAAAALPALADGYGQGVPMDRNASAMGANGTKMVGGAPMYPSKDIIDNAVNSRDHTTLVAAVKAAGLVDTLKTPGPFTVFAPTNAAFGMLPAGTVDTLLQPQNKAKLTQVLTYHVVAGRLDAMALAERIRAGGGKATLVTVEGEPLTVMMRGKDIVVSDAKGGMATVTTSDVYQSNGVIHVVDHVLLPG
- a CDS encoding anti-sigma factor — translated: MNILERPELIDRLAAAYALGTLRGPARRRFETMARNSPRLRLAARTWQERLVSLTELQPGEAPDPNVWKRIENLVAAERRAVVPAGTPSLPERVRDRVSRWWRAGALAAGAAAVAALAVSLQLTQQMHAQRTELAALQAQPAVRYVAVLTDDRAQPAMLVTLDPARSTATLKRVAAFQEGPEKSLQLWGLVPGEPPHSLGVLGDGPVLRLPIPRASAAMPALAISLEPKGGVPGERGPTGPVLWKGAVLQAPV
- a CDS encoding RNA polymerase sigma factor, with amino-acid sequence MTSLNPDQVLVALLDRVAARQADSETSLRELYDLSASRLFGLAMRIVGRREWAEDVLQEAFLTIWRSAAAYKETLSPPLAWMGMIVRGRALDFLRRRASERADAVQDLDDGIQETVAGEGPGPADATESSEQAFALNECLRKLDARQREVVVLAYLRDLSHSELAQQLKLPLGTVKTWIRRGLEQLRGCMARFA
- a CDS encoding recombination-associated protein RdgC, producing the protein MFKSACYFRIADDFVLPPLEALEPILQQAQFLPCGATQPESQGWVAPRGRKSSILAESLNGQLIVKLATEKRAVPSSAIKAAIDEKVERYKAETGNERVPAKVKKDFKEEALLDLMPRAFTKRSSTLLWLDTIHKFLVVDSPSLAGADRIVTALLDALAQVPGTGNIDLQPVQTQTSPSAAMSHWLSTREAPWNFTIDRDCELKAPDENKSTVRYARHTLEIDEVAQHIAAGKVPTQLAMTWNDRMSFVLSDAGTLRKLKLLDVVMDGVDKPGKDDDGFDTDAAIFTGEFSALLPDLIEALGGEQGEEAPKAEEAAAAAA